CCGGACCACCGACGCGCCGAGGTCTGCCAGCACCATGCAGCCGAACGGCGCGGGCGCGAGCCCGGCCAGCTCGACCACCTTCAGCCCTTCCAGCGGCCCCGGCACTAGAGCGACCTCGCGATGATTTCCTTCATGATCTCGTTCGTCCCGCCGTAGATCTTCTGGACGCGTGCGTCCGCCCACGCACGGGCGATCGGGTACTCCGTCATGTAGCCGTAGCCGCCGAAGAGCTGGACGCACTCGTCCACCACCGTGCACAGGCGCTCGCTGGCCCACCACTTGGCCATCGCCGCCGTGGGCACGTCGAGCTTGCCCTCCAGGTGCTCCGCGATGCACTGGTCCACGAAAGCCCTGGTCACGCGGGCCTCGGTGGCGCACTCGGCGAGCTTGAACCGGGTGTTCTGGAACTTGATCAGCTCCCGCCCGAACGCCGTGCGGTCCTTCACATACGCCAGCGTGAGGTCCACGGCCGCCTCGATGCCCGCGACCGACGCCACCGCGATGATCAGCCGTTCCTGCGGAAGCTGCTGCATGAGCTGGACGAACCCCTGGCCCTCGGCCTCGCCGAGCAGGTTCGCCGCGGGCAGCCGGACGTCGTCGAAGAACAGCTCGGCGGTGTCCTGGCCCTTCAGCCCGATCTTGTCCAGCACCCGGCCGCGCCGGAACCCCGGAGCCGACTCGGTCTCCACGACCAGCAGCGAGATGCCCATGGCGCCCTGGCCGGGATCGGTCTTGGCGACCACGATCACCAGGTCGGCCTGCGCGCCGTTGGTGATGAACGTCTTGGAGCCGGACAGCACGTACTCGTCGCCGTCGCGCAGGGCCTTCGTCTTGATGTTCTGGAGGTCGGAGCCGCCGCCGGGCTCGGACATGGCGATCGCGCCGACCGACTCGCCGGACGCCAGCTTCGGCAGCCAGCGCCGCTTCTGCTCCTCGGTGCCGTAGGCGTTGATGTAGTGGGCGACGATCCCGCTGTGCACGCTGTTGCCCCACGCGCTGTCGCCGCACCGCGCCTGCTCCTCCAGCAGGACCGCCTCGTGCGCGAACGTGCCGCCGCCACCGCCGTACTCCTCGGGGATGGACAGGCAGAGCAGCCCGATCTCCCCGGCCTTGTTCCAGAAGTCCCGGTCGACCTGCTTCTGCGCGGCCCAGCGCTCGTGGTGCGGGACCGACTCCCTCTCGAAGAACGTCCGTGCCAGCTTGCGCAACTGGTCGAGGTCCTCGTTCATCCATGCGGAACGGCGAGTTGGCATGAGGATGACGTTCCCACCGTCCGGCCCCCGCCGCCATGACCGCGACATGCCAACGTGAGTGGTGATCGTGAGCACAATTGTCAGGATCGGACGGCGTCCCGGTCGAGGTCGTGGGTGTTGGAGCTGCTCCGTGAGCTAATAAGTCACCTTGTGCGGTCATGGGCAACGGTGCTTGGTGTCCCTACCGTTGAGTACATGAGCGAAGCCTTGATCTTCGACGCGGTGCGCACACCGCGTGGCAGGGGAAAGCGCGGATCGCTGCACAGCGTCAAGCCGATCACCCTGGCTTCCGGGGTGCTCGCGGCGCTGGCGCGGCGAAACGACCTGGACACCTCGGCGGTGGACGACGTGGTGTTCGGCGTCGTGTCGCCGGTCGGCGAGCAGGGCTCGGACATCGCCCGCACGGCGGTCCTGGCGGCCGGCTGGGACCTGCGGCCGGCGGGCGTGCAGCTCAACCGGTTCTGCGCGTCCGGACTGGAGTCGGTGAACCTGGCCGCGGCGAAGGTGGCGTCCGGGTTCGAGGACCTGGTGGTCGCGGGCGGCGTCGAGTCGATGTCGCGGGTGCCGATGGGCTCGGATGGCGGCGCGTGGATGGCCGACCCGGAGACCAACATGGCGGTCAACTTCGTGCCGCAGGGCGTGAGCGCCGACCTGATCGCCACGTTGGAGGGGTTCAGCCGGGACGACGTTGACGCGTTCGCGCTGCGCTCGCACCAACGGGCGACGCTGGCGCGTGACAAGGGGTACTTCGACCGGTCGCTGGTGGCCGTGGTCGACCAGAACGGCGCGGTCGTGCTCGACCACGACGAGGCGATCCGTCCCGAGACCACGCTCGAAGCCCTGGGCAAGTTGAAGCCGAGCTTCGCGTTCCACGGCGACCTGGGCTTCGACGCGGTGGCCATCGACCGCTACCCGACCGTGGAGCGCATCTCGCACGTCCACACGCCGGGCAACTCGTCGCAGATCGTGGACGGCGCGGCGGCGATGCTGATCGGCAACGCCCGCATGGGCAAGGACCTCGGCCTCACGCCCCGCGCCCGGATCATCGCCACCGCGGTCATCGGCACCGAGCCCACGATCATGCTGACCGGTCCGGCCCCGGCCGCGCGCAAGGCGTTGGACAAGGCCCGGCTGACGGTCGAGGACATCGACCTGTTCGAGATCAACGAGGCGTTCTCGTCGGTGGTGCTGAGGTTCCAGCGGGAACTGGACCTGCCGGACGAGAAGGTCAACGTCAACGGCGGCGCGATCGCGATGGGCCACCCGCTCGGCGCGACCGGCTGCATGATCCTCGGCACCTTGCTCGACGAGCTGGAGCGCCGGGACCTGCGGCGAGGGCTGGCCACGTTGTGCGTGGGCGGCGGCATGGGCATCGCGACGATCATCGAGAGGGTCTGATGGCTATCCACTTCGAGCGGGACGACGAGGGGATCGTCACCCTCACGATGGACATGTCCGGTTCGGCGAACGTGATGAACGCCGAGTACCACCGGGACATGGGTGAGGCGGTCGCCAAGCTGGAGGCCGCCCGTGACGACATCACGGGTGTGGTGCTGACGTCGGCGAAGAAGACGTTCTTCGCGGGTGGCGACCTGAACCTGCTGATCCAGATCACGCCCGAGAACGCGCTGGAGTCGCTCGGCTTCCTGGAGGAGGTCAAGGGCCAGCTGCGGCGGTTGGAGCAACTGGGCAAGCCGGTCGTCGCGGCGATCAACGGCAGTGCGCTGGGCGGCGGGTTCGAGATCGCGCTGGCGTGCCACCACCGGGTTGTGCTGGACGACGACAAGATCAAGATCGGCCTTCCCGAGGCGACGCTGGGCCTGCTGCCCGGCGGTGGCGGCGTGACCCGGATGGTGCGGCTGCTCGGCGTGCAGCCGGCGTTGCCGCTGTTGATGGAGGGCAAGCAGTTGCGGCCGGCGCGGGCGTTGCAGGCCGGGTTGGTGCACTCGTTGGCTTCGTCGCGCGAGGACCTGATCGCCCAGGCGCGGGCGTGGATCAAGGAGAACCCGGCGCCGCAGCAGCCGTGGGACAAGCCGGGGTACGTGGTGCCGGACGTGCGGTTCGGCGACCCGAACATGTACGGCCTGCTCGCCGCGGCGCCCGCCGTGCTGCGGAAGAAGACGCACGGCGTGTACCCGGCGCCGGAGAAGGTGCTGGCGGCGGCCGTCGAGGGCGCGCTGGTGGACTTCGACACGGCGTTGCGGATCGAGACGCGGTACTTCGTGGAGCTGGCCTCGGGCCAGGTCTCCAAGAACATGATCAACACGTTCTGGTTCCAGCTGAACGAGATCGGCGCGGGCAAGTCGCGGCCGGCCGGGGTGCCGGCGTCGAAGGTGTCCAAGGTCGGCGTGCTCGGCGCGGGCATGATGGGCGCGGGCATCGCCGAGGTCAGCGCGAAGGCCGGCATCGAGGTGGTGCTGAAGGACGTGACGCTGGAGGGCGCGCGGCGCGGCGCCGGTGACACGCCGGGCATCACGCCGACCGACTCCGACGCCGACCTGGCCGGGTGCGACCTGATCGTCGAGGCGGTGTTCGAGAACCGGGAGCTGAAGAACAAGGTGCTGCCGGCGGCGGAGTCCGCTGCCCTGCCGGACGCGGTGATCGCGTCGAACACGTCCACGCTGCCGATCACCGGGCTGGCGTCGGCGGTGGGTGATCCCTCGCGGTTCGTCGGGCTGCACTTCTTCTCGCCGGTGCCGAAGATGCGGCTGGTGGAGATCATCCGGGGCGCGGAGACGTCGGACGAGACGCTGGCGCGGGCGTTCGACTACGTGTTGCAGATCGGCAAGACGCCGATCGTGGTGAACGACAGCCGCGGCTTCTACACGTCACGGACGTTCGGCACTTACGTCACCGAGGCCGTGTCGATGGTGGCGGAGGGCGTGGCGCCGGCGTTGATCGAGAACGTGGCGCGGCGTGCCGGGATGGCCGTCGGGCCGCTGGCCGTGTCGGACGAGGTCACGTTGACGCTCCAGCTGAAGATCCGTGACCAGACGTTGGCGGACGACCCTTCGGCTTCGGGCGCTTTGGCCGATCATCCGGCGTTCCGGGTGCTGGAGGAGCTGGTCGGCGAGGGTCGGACCGGCAAGTCCGGCGGGGCGGGGTTCTACGAGTACCCGTCGGAGGGCCGGAAGTTCCTGTGGCCGGGGCTGGCGCGGTACGTGCGGGCCGATGCGGGCGTGACGGAGCGGGACGT
This is a stretch of genomic DNA from Saccharothrix ecbatanensis. It encodes these proteins:
- a CDS encoding 3-hydroxyacyl-CoA dehydrogenase NAD-binding domain-containing protein codes for the protein MAIHFERDDEGIVTLTMDMSGSANVMNAEYHRDMGEAVAKLEAARDDITGVVLTSAKKTFFAGGDLNLLIQITPENALESLGFLEEVKGQLRRLEQLGKPVVAAINGSALGGGFEIALACHHRVVLDDDKIKIGLPEATLGLLPGGGGVTRMVRLLGVQPALPLLMEGKQLRPARALQAGLVHSLASSREDLIAQARAWIKENPAPQQPWDKPGYVVPDVRFGDPNMYGLLAAAPAVLRKKTHGVYPAPEKVLAAAVEGALVDFDTALRIETRYFVELASGQVSKNMINTFWFQLNEIGAGKSRPAGVPASKVSKVGVLGAGMMGAGIAEVSAKAGIEVVLKDVTLEGARRGAGDTPGITPTDSDADLAGCDLIVEAVFENRELKNKVLPAAESAALPDAVIASNTSTLPITGLASAVGDPSRFVGLHFFSPVPKMRLVEIIRGAETSDETLARAFDYVLQIGKTPIVVNDSRGFYTSRTFGTYVTEAVSMVAEGVAPALIENVARRAGMAVGPLAVSDEVTLTLQLKIRDQTLADDPSASGALADHPAFRVLEELVGEGRTGKSGGAGFYEYPSEGRKFLWPGLARYVRADAGVTERDVEDRLLFVQSLETVRCLDEGVLTSVGDANVGSVFGFGFAPWSGGTLQFVNSYGLAEFVERADYLADTYGERFRPPASLRERATRNTPF
- a CDS encoding acyl-CoA dehydrogenase family protein, giving the protein MNEDLDQLRKLARTFFERESVPHHERWAAQKQVDRDFWNKAGEIGLLCLSIPEEYGGGGGTFAHEAVLLEEQARCGDSAWGNSVHSGIVAHYINAYGTEEQKRRWLPKLASGESVGAIAMSEPGGGSDLQNIKTKALRDGDEYVLSGSKTFITNGAQADLVIVVAKTDPGQGAMGISLLVVETESAPGFRRGRVLDKIGLKGQDTAELFFDDVRLPAANLLGEAEGQGFVQLMQQLPQERLIIAVASVAGIEAAVDLTLAYVKDRTAFGRELIKFQNTRFKLAECATEARVTRAFVDQCIAEHLEGKLDVPTAAMAKWWASERLCTVVDECVQLFGGYGYMTEYPIARAWADARVQKIYGGTNEIMKEIIARSL
- a CDS encoding acetyl-CoA C-acetyltransferase, whose protein sequence is MSEALIFDAVRTPRGRGKRGSLHSVKPITLASGVLAALARRNDLDTSAVDDVVFGVVSPVGEQGSDIARTAVLAAGWDLRPAGVQLNRFCASGLESVNLAAAKVASGFEDLVVAGGVESMSRVPMGSDGGAWMADPETNMAVNFVPQGVSADLIATLEGFSRDDVDAFALRSHQRATLARDKGYFDRSLVAVVDQNGAVVLDHDEAIRPETTLEALGKLKPSFAFHGDLGFDAVAIDRYPTVERISHVHTPGNSSQIVDGAAAMLIGNARMGKDLGLTPRARIIATAVIGTEPTIMLTGPAPAARKALDKARLTVEDIDLFEINEAFSSVVLRFQRELDLPDEKVNVNGGAIAMGHPLGATGCMILGTLLDELERRDLRRGLATLCVGGGMGIATIIERV